The Pseudoalteromonas rubra genome has a segment encoding these proteins:
- a CDS encoding S-(hydroxymethyl)glutathione dehydrogenase/class III alcohol dehydrogenase codes for MAEFIKSRAAIAWGPGQPLSIEEVDVMMPKAGEVLVKIVATGVCHTDAFTLSGEDPEGVFPAILGHEGGGIVEAVGEGVTSVAVGDHVIPLYTPECGECKFCTSGKTNLCQKIRATQGKGVMPDGTTRFYKDGEPIYHYMGTSTFSEYTVLPEISLAKVNKTAPLEEICLLGCGVTTGMGAVMNTAKVQPGDTVAIFGLGGIGLSAVIGAVMAGASRIIGVDINTDKYALAEKLGATDLINPNDYDKPIQEVIVEMTDGGVDFSFECIGNVNVMRSALECCHKGWGESVIIGVAGAGQEISTRPFQLVTGRVWRGTAFGGVKGRSELPEIVERYMAGEFKLDDFITHTMSLDDINEAFELMHQGKSIRSVIHL; via the coding sequence ATGGCTGAATTTATTAAATCACGGGCAGCGATTGCCTGGGGACCAGGACAACCACTGAGTATTGAAGAAGTGGATGTGATGATGCCTAAAGCAGGCGAAGTATTGGTTAAAATCGTTGCCACAGGTGTCTGTCATACAGACGCGTTCACCCTATCAGGAGAAGATCCAGAAGGCGTTTTCCCGGCGATTTTAGGTCACGAGGGTGGCGGTATTGTCGAAGCTGTCGGTGAAGGGGTAACCAGTGTCGCAGTCGGTGATCACGTTATTCCGCTCTACACACCAGAATGTGGCGAATGTAAATTCTGTACGTCAGGTAAGACAAATTTATGTCAGAAAATCCGTGCAACTCAGGGCAAAGGGGTTATGCCTGACGGAACCACTCGTTTTTACAAAGATGGTGAGCCTATTTATCACTATATGGGCACTTCAACCTTCTCAGAATATACTGTTCTTCCTGAGATTTCCCTGGCCAAAGTCAATAAAACTGCGCCACTGGAAGAGATCTGCCTGTTAGGGTGCGGGGTAACAACAGGGATGGGTGCGGTGATGAATACAGCCAAAGTACAACCTGGCGATACCGTTGCCATCTTTGGCCTGGGCGGTATTGGCCTGTCAGCCGTGATTGGTGCTGTGATGGCGGGTGCAAGTCGGATCATCGGCGTTGATATCAATACAGACAAATATGCGCTGGCAGAAAAACTCGGTGCAACGGATCTCATCAACCCAAATGATTATGACAAACCTATTCAGGAGGTCATCGTTGAGATGACTGACGGAGGGGTGGATTTCTCATTTGAGTGTATTGGTAACGTGAATGTTATGCGTAGCGCACTGGAATGTTGTCACAAAGGCTGGGGCGAATCCGTGATCATCGGGGTTGCGGGTGCAGGTCAGGAAATCTCTACCCGTCCTTTCCAATTGGTAACCGGCCGGGTATGGCGAGGCACGGCATTCGGCGGTGTTAAAGGCCGTTCAGAGCTGCCAGAAATCGTCGAGCGTTACATGGCAGGTGAATTTAAACTGGATGACTTTATTACCCACACGATGTCACTAGATGACATTAACGAAGCATTTGAGCTAATGCATCAGGGTAAGAGTATTCGTTCGGTGATCCATTTATAA
- a CDS encoding beta-ketoacyl synthase, whose product MTALPIIVGMGGVNAAGRTSFHQGFRRIVLDSLDDAARQETFLGLATLMNLVSLQGSELVTAEGEIVQRDEIEARFGQQIVDGTLIRRIEKNHFDVDATHWQQKLTMQANDSHGLTFTCRKRDLPTPVPSSWQIEMLDEKTAQVLIPEQLAVKVDSYRDNPIKAAGQLPTGFDPSAMYNSRYQPRGLQATIFAATDAIRSTGLVWQKVMNSVEPDQIGTYSASIAGQVNDEGLGGLFRSRMKGERVSTKQLALGLNSMPTDFINAYVTGSVGTTFSTTGACATFLYNLRAAVNDIQAGRTRIAVVASVECALTPEIIEGFGNMGALANEEGLRKLDNTDQVDYRRTSRPFGENCGFTIGEGAQVTILMDDKLALELGADIMGSIADVYVNADGVKKSITAPGPGNYITMAKSVALAEQIAGTEALQQRSFILAHGSSTPQNRVTESLIYHRIAETFAIEGWKIAAPKAFVGHTIGPASGDQLAMALGVFSHQIMPGVTTIDAVAEDVHDQHLDIRTHHYHCGEMDIAFINSKGFGGNNATATVLSPAITLKMLSKRYSDAVLAEHGAKLAETKQQQASYQQAADLGQYELIYRFGDGMIDESELQLSKEALEIPGFDKAVKLNVSNQYGDLTD is encoded by the coding sequence ATGACAGCATTACCAATTATCGTAGGTATGGGCGGTGTAAATGCCGCTGGCAGAACCTCGTTCCATCAGGGCTTTCGTCGCATAGTATTAGATAGCCTGGATGATGCTGCAAGGCAGGAAACTTTCCTGGGTTTAGCGACTTTGATGAACCTGGTGTCTTTACAGGGATCGGAGTTGGTAACAGCTGAAGGCGAAATCGTTCAGCGTGACGAAATTGAAGCACGCTTTGGCCAGCAGATTGTTGATGGCACACTAATCCGCAGAATCGAAAAAAACCACTTTGATGTAGATGCAACACATTGGCAGCAAAAGCTGACAATGCAGGCTAATGATAGCCATGGTTTAACCTTTACGTGCCGTAAACGTGATTTACCGACGCCTGTACCATCGAGCTGGCAGATTGAAATGCTGGATGAAAAAACGGCTCAGGTGCTTATTCCAGAGCAGCTGGCTGTCAAAGTGGATAGCTACAGAGACAATCCGATTAAAGCAGCAGGGCAGCTGCCAACCGGATTTGATCCCTCAGCCATGTACAACAGTCGTTATCAGCCACGTGGTTTGCAAGCCACCATTTTTGCCGCGACCGATGCCATTCGCTCTACTGGCCTGGTCTGGCAGAAGGTTATGAACAGTGTTGAGCCGGATCAGATTGGCACTTATTCAGCATCCATAGCAGGTCAGGTAAATGATGAAGGGCTGGGTGGTCTTTTTCGTAGTCGCATGAAAGGGGAGCGGGTGAGTACTAAGCAGCTGGCATTGGGGTTGAACTCTATGCCAACGGACTTTATCAATGCTTATGTGACAGGCAGTGTGGGTACTACTTTCTCGACAACAGGTGCTTGTGCGACGTTTTTGTATAATTTACGTGCAGCAGTTAATGACATTCAGGCAGGTCGAACCCGAATTGCTGTGGTCGCCAGTGTTGAGTGTGCGTTAACCCCAGAGATCATAGAAGGCTTTGGCAATATGGGCGCGTTGGCAAACGAAGAAGGCTTGCGCAAGCTTGATAACACCGATCAGGTTGATTACCGTCGCACCAGTCGTCCATTTGGCGAAAACTGTGGCTTTACTATTGGCGAAGGCGCACAGGTAACTATCCTGATGGATGATAAGCTAGCGCTTGAGTTGGGTGCCGATATCATGGGCTCCATTGCAGATGTTTATGTTAATGCGGATGGGGTGAAAAAATCGATTACAGCGCCTGGTCCGGGTAACTACATTACGATGGCAAAGTCAGTGGCGTTGGCCGAGCAGATCGCAGGTACTGAAGCGCTTCAACAGCGTAGTTTTATTCTGGCACATGGTTCCAGCACACCGCAAAACCGCGTGACCGAATCTTTGATTTATCATCGCATTGCTGAGACATTTGCTATCGAAGGCTGGAAAATCGCTGCGCCTAAGGCATTTGTTGGCCATACCATTGGTCCGGCATCTGGTGACCAGCTAGCAATGGCGCTGGGTGTCTTCAGTCATCAGATCATGCCGGGTGTGACAACTATCGATGCGGTGGCAGAAGATGTTCATGATCAGCATCTGGATATCCGTACCCACCATTATCACTGTGGTGAAATGGATATCGCATTTATCAACTCCAAAGGGTTTGGTGGCAATAATGCAACAGCAACAGTACTGTCGCCTGCCATCACGCTGAAAATGTTATCCAAGCGCTACAGTGACGCCGTACTTGCAGAGCATGGTGCCAAACTGGCAGAGACGAAGCAACAACAAGCCAGTTATCAGCAAGCAGCAGATTTGGGGCAGTATGAGCTTATCTATCGATTTGGTGATGGCATGATTGATGAATCCGAATTGCAGCTGAGTAAAGAAGCCCTGGAGATCCCAGGCTTTGATAAAGCAGTCAAGCTGAACGTCAGTAATCAGTATGGTGATCTGACGGATTAA
- the ccoN gene encoding cytochrome-c oxidase, cbb3-type subunit I: protein MSQTVASQTEYNYKVVRQFAIMTVIWGIVGMGVGVFIAAQLAWPALNFDIPWLTYSRLRPLHTNAVIFAFGTSALFATSYYVVQRTCQTRLFSDKLAAFTFWGWQAIILAAAITLPLGITSSKEYAELEWPIDIAIAVVWVTYAVVFFGTLIKRKVSHIYVANWFYAGFIITVAVLHIVNSMAVPVSLTKSYSIYAGAVDAMVQWWYGHNAVGFLLTAGFLGMMYYFVPKQAGRPVYSYRLSVVHFWALVSLYIWTGPHHLHYTALPDWTQSLGMVMSVILFVPSWGGMINGIMTLSGAWHKLRTDPVLRFLVVSLSFYGMSTFEGPMMAIKSVNALSHYTDWTVGHVHSGALGWVAMISIGAIYHLIPALFGHGNMYSVKLVNTHFWLHTVGVVLYIVAMWISGVMQGLMWRAVNSDGTLMYSFVQSLEASKPFYIMRFLGGVFIVIGMLVMAYNVYRTVAAKSGSLTTEANTQMA from the coding sequence ATGAGCCAAACAGTAGCATCACAAACTGAGTACAATTATAAGGTTGTACGCCAATTCGCTATAATGACAGTGATTTGGGGCATCGTTGGCATGGGTGTAGGTGTCTTTATCGCGGCGCAACTTGCGTGGCCTGCGTTAAACTTCGACATTCCATGGTTAACTTACTCTCGACTTCGTCCGTTACACACGAACGCAGTAATCTTCGCATTTGGTACTAGTGCACTTTTTGCAACATCTTACTATGTTGTACAACGTACGTGTCAGACGCGTTTATTCTCCGACAAGCTAGCCGCTTTCACTTTCTGGGGCTGGCAAGCAATCATTCTTGCAGCAGCTATTACGCTGCCACTGGGTATCACATCTTCTAAAGAATATGCTGAACTTGAGTGGCCAATCGATATTGCAATCGCTGTAGTCTGGGTTACGTATGCTGTTGTTTTCTTCGGCACACTGATCAAGCGTAAAGTGTCACATATTTATGTTGCGAACTGGTTCTACGCGGGCTTCATTATTACCGTTGCAGTACTACACATCGTAAACAGCATGGCTGTACCAGTATCTCTAACCAAGTCATATTCAATTTATGCGGGTGCGGTAGATGCTATGGTTCAGTGGTGGTACGGTCACAACGCGGTAGGTTTCCTTCTGACTGCTGGTTTCCTGGGTATGATGTATTACTTCGTGCCTAAACAAGCTGGTCGCCCTGTTTACTCTTATCGTTTATCGGTCGTTCACTTCTGGGCATTGGTTTCTCTGTATATCTGGACGGGCCCTCACCACTTACACTACACAGCACTACCGGACTGGACGCAGTCTCTGGGCATGGTAATGTCTGTGATCCTGTTCGTTCCTTCTTGGGGTGGTATGATCAACGGTATCATGACCCTGTCTGGAGCCTGGCATAAACTACGTACCGACCCTGTCCTGCGTTTCCTGGTTGTTTCTCTGTCTTTCTACGGTATGTCTACCTTCGAAGGCCCAATGATGGCAATCAAGTCAGTAAACGCCCTGTCACACTATACTGACTGGACAGTTGGCCACGTACACTCTGGTGCACTAGGTTGGGTAGCAATGATCTCTATTGGTGCTATTTATCACCTGATCCCTGCACTATTTGGTCACGGTAACATGTACAGCGTTAAACTGGTTAACACCCACTTCTGGCTACACACTGTTGGTGTTGTTCTGTACATCGTAGCAATGTGGATCTCTGGTGTTATGCAAGGTCTGATGTGGCGTGCAGTTAACTCTGACGGTACTTTGATGTACAGCTTCGTACAGTCTCTTGAAGCGTCTAAGCCTTTCTACATTATGCGATTCTTGGGCGGTGTGTTCATCGTGATTGGTATGCTGGTAATGGCTTACAACGTGTACCGTACTGTAGCAGCTAAGAGTGGCTCTTTGACCACCGAAGCTAACACGCAAATGGCTTAA
- a CDS encoding cbb3-type cytochrome oxidase subunit 3: MDYGTYRGILTLIILVLFIVIVVWAYSKRSKRRFDDAANAIFEDEKKHNSTISNEEKESEK, encoded by the coding sequence ATGGATTACGGCACATACAGAGGCATTTTGACTCTGATAATTTTAGTACTGTTCATAGTGATTGTTGTGTGGGCATACAGCAAGCGTAGCAAACGTCGTTTTGATGACGCGGCCAATGCCATTTTTGAAGATGAAAAAAAGCACAACAGCACAATCTCAAACGAGGAAAAGGAGTCTGAAAAATGA
- the ccoP gene encoding cytochrome-c oxidase, cbb3-type subunit III produces the protein MTSFWSIWVIVLTLACLALIFGLLLWNLKNYAGVEEGESCGHEFDGIEELNNPLPKWWTYMFFATFIWSVYYLAAYPGLGNFAGFLNWTSSNQGVTSLEESKKAIEEAKANGHWVQLDKEFEAADERFGPIFKAFAEQDIETLAKDQKALEIGQRLFAQNCAQCHGSDARGAMSFPNLADNDWLYGGTPDKIKETLLQGRVAAMPGWQDALGDQGIKEMTAYVLGLSGRKVNQKDADAGKAKFAMCAACHGMDGKGSVAHNLPFGAPDLTDNIWLYGGSQRAVEETLRHGRAGVMPAWKDILGEDKVHLLTAYVYSLSQEK, from the coding sequence ATGACTAGCTTTTGGAGTATTTGGGTCATTGTATTGACCTTGGCGTGTCTGGCTCTGATCTTTGGCTTGCTGCTTTGGAACCTGAAAAACTATGCAGGTGTTGAAGAAGGCGAAAGCTGTGGTCACGAGTTTGACGGAATCGAAGAACTAAACAACCCACTACCAAAGTGGTGGACTTACATGTTCTTCGCAACATTTATCTGGTCCGTTTACTATCTTGCTGCTTACCCTGGTTTAGGTAACTTTGCAGGCTTTTTGAACTGGACAAGCTCTAACCAGGGCGTAACGTCTCTCGAGGAGTCTAAAAAAGCAATTGAAGAAGCCAAAGCAAACGGTCACTGGGTTCAACTTGATAAAGAGTTTGAAGCTGCTGACGAGCGTTTTGGTCCTATCTTCAAGGCTTTTGCTGAGCAAGACATCGAAACACTGGCAAAAGATCAAAAAGCACTTGAAATTGGTCAGCGTTTGTTCGCGCAAAACTGTGCACAGTGTCATGGTTCAGATGCACGTGGTGCAATGAGCTTCCCTAACCTGGCAGACAATGACTGGTTGTACGGCGGTACACCTGACAAGATCAAAGAAACACTGCTGCAAGGTCGTGTTGCTGCGATGCCTGGTTGGCAGGATGCACTGGGTGACCAGGGCATTAAAGAAATGACTGCATATGTACTGGGTTTGTCTGGCCGTAAAGTAAACCAAAAAGATGCGGATGCTGGTAAAGCGAAGTTCGCAATGTGTGCGGCTTGTCACGGTATGGACGGTAAGGGCTCTGTTGCTCACAACCTGCCATTTGGTGCGCCTGACCTGACTGACAACATCTGGTTGTACGGTGGTTCTCAACGTGCTGTTGAAGAAACACTGCGTCATGGCCGTGCTGGTGTCATGCCAGCTTGGAAAGATATTCTGGGTGAAGACAAAGTACACCTGCTTACAGCCTATGTGTACAGCCTCTCTCAGGAGAAATAA
- a CDS encoding GlxA family transcriptional regulator: protein MGAYNHRIAFTLYEQMLITSVTLPIEMLRAGEAFARRHLGNEFIPLEIAWLSESGEAVLSSMGVPFSAHTSFSALSDFDYIIIPSIWRNPRPVLRKNASLVSNLAQARRSGATLIGVGTGVCFLAESGILDGHSATTHWHYAEQFKRNYPLVALRPDYFITQSERLYTVASLNALADVIVHFIGQFYGQEAANHVQQNFSHEVRKPYEEQRYLEGAVDRHSDEQIASIQFWLRNNSANEITLPNVAAQFGMSYRTFNRRFKAATGQTAANYLQTARVRQVTELLASTNLSIQEIAMACGFSSQGQLTRVFKNTMNQTPSQYRQVVRKKLFS from the coding sequence ATGGGTGCTTACAATCACCGTATTGCCTTCACGCTTTATGAGCAAATGCTCATAACGAGCGTAACATTACCCATAGAAATGCTGCGCGCCGGTGAAGCGTTTGCAAGACGCCATTTGGGCAATGAGTTTATACCGCTGGAAATTGCCTGGCTAAGTGAGAGCGGAGAAGCTGTTCTCTCATCAATGGGGGTGCCCTTTTCAGCACACACCAGTTTCAGTGCGCTAAGCGATTTCGACTACATTATTATCCCCAGTATCTGGCGTAACCCTCGCCCGGTGTTGAGAAAAAATGCCTCATTGGTTTCAAATTTAGCCCAGGCACGGCGCTCAGGTGCCACACTCATTGGTGTTGGAACTGGCGTTTGCTTTCTAGCTGAGTCAGGGATCCTTGACGGACATTCAGCAACAACTCACTGGCATTATGCTGAACAGTTTAAGCGCAATTACCCCTTGGTTGCTCTGCGCCCGGATTACTTCATCACTCAGTCAGAACGACTATATACCGTCGCAAGCTTAAACGCGCTGGCAGACGTGATTGTTCACTTTATTGGTCAATTTTATGGTCAGGAGGCGGCGAATCATGTGCAACAGAACTTTTCTCATGAAGTGCGAAAACCTTATGAAGAGCAAAGATACCTGGAGGGTGCGGTGGATCGGCATAGCGATGAACAAATAGCCTCAATCCAGTTTTGGTTACGCAACAACAGTGCGAATGAAATCACACTCCCCAACGTCGCCGCGCAATTTGGTATGAGTTATCGAACGTTCAATCGCCGCTTCAAAGCTGCAACGGGTCAGACTGCCGCGAACTATTTGCAAACAGCTCGAGTACGTCAGGTGACTGAACTATTGGCCTCAACGAATCTGAGCATTCAGGAAATAGCAATGGCTTGCGGGTTTAGCTCTCAGGGGCAACTTACCAGGGTCTTCAAAAATACGATGAATCAGACCCCCAGTCAGTATCGGCAAGTGGTCAGAAAGAAACTCTTTTCATGA
- the ccoO gene encoding cytochrome-c oxidase, cbb3-type subunit II has product MSNNNSSNKHEIVEKNVGLMAILTVFAISFGALVEITPLMFQKDTTQPVDGLRPLTALEMEGRDIYVREGCYNCHSQMIRPFRDEVERYGHYSVAGESVWDHPFQWGSKRTGPDLARVGQRYSDDWHFAHLMDPRSVVPESNMPGYPWLNENILDGQLTAKKLEVFRNFGVPYTDEDIQGAEAAVKGKTEMEALIAYLQQLGTHLK; this is encoded by the coding sequence ATGAGCAATAATAACTCTTCAAACAAACACGAAATCGTCGAAAAGAACGTTGGCCTAATGGCTATCCTGACGGTTTTTGCCATCAGCTTCGGTGCCCTCGTTGAGATCACCCCGCTGATGTTCCAAAAAGACACCACTCAGCCTGTTGATGGCTTACGCCCTCTAACAGCGCTGGAAATGGAAGGTCGTGATATCTATGTACGTGAAGGTTGTTACAACTGTCACTCACAGATGATCCGCCCTTTCCGAGATGAAGTTGAGCGTTACGGCCACTATTCTGTTGCTGGTGAATCTGTTTGGGATCACCCGTTCCAGTGGGGCTCTAAGCGTACAGGTCCTGATCTGGCTCGTGTTGGTCAGCGTTACTCAGACGACTGGCACTTTGCACACCTGATGGATCCTCGCTCTGTGGTACCTGAGTCAAATATGCCTGGCTACCCTTGGCTCAATGAGAATATATTGGACGGTCAATTAACCGCTAAGAAACTTGAAGTGTTCCGTAACTTTGGTGTGCCATACACCGATGAGGACATTCAAGGTGCTGAAGCCGCAGTAAAGGGCAAAACCGAAATGGAAGCCCTGATTGCTTACCTTCAGCAACTTGGCACACATTTGAAGTAA
- the fghA gene encoding S-formylglutathione hydrolase, with protein MELLSENKVAGGWHRRYQHDSQHTQCKMTFAVFLPEQALKGQPVPVLYWLSGLTCNDENFMQKAGAFKRASELGIAIVSPDTSPRGEEIPDDPENSYDFGLGAGFYVNATQAPYDKHYQMYSYVSDELPKLIEAHLPVSDKRAIAGHSMGGHGALIIGLKNPTRYQSISAFSPICNPMDCPWGKKAFTGYLGADSSVWRAYDASHLLRQNTGDIKAPILVDQGDADQFLAEQLKPEALEQAAQAANYPFTLRIQPGYDHSYFFISTFIDSHLDFHAQYLK; from the coding sequence ATGGAATTATTGAGCGAAAACAAAGTCGCCGGAGGCTGGCACCGACGTTATCAGCACGACAGCCAGCATACTCAATGTAAAATGACCTTTGCCGTTTTTTTACCTGAGCAAGCACTTAAAGGCCAACCTGTACCTGTGCTTTACTGGCTGTCAGGGCTGACCTGTAACGACGAGAACTTTATGCAAAAAGCTGGCGCGTTTAAACGTGCCAGCGAACTGGGGATAGCAATCGTCTCACCGGATACATCACCGCGTGGTGAAGAGATCCCGGATGATCCGGAAAATAGCTATGATTTTGGACTGGGCGCAGGCTTTTATGTCAATGCGACACAAGCCCCCTATGATAAACACTACCAGATGTACAGCTATGTCAGTGACGAGCTGCCAAAACTTATCGAAGCGCATCTTCCGGTCTCTGACAAGCGTGCCATAGCAGGACACTCCATGGGTGGCCACGGCGCACTGATCATCGGACTGAAAAACCCAACACGCTACCAGAGTATCTCGGCATTTAGTCCTATCTGTAATCCGATGGATTGTCCTTGGGGCAAAAAAGCATTCACAGGCTACCTGGGCGCAGACAGCTCAGTATGGCGAGCATACGACGCCAGCCACCTGCTCAGGCAAAATACGGGGGATATAAAAGCACCTATTCTGGTTGATCAGGGCGATGCTGACCAGTTCCTGGCTGAGCAACTCAAACCTGAAGCCCTCGAGCAGGCCGCTCAGGCTGCAAATTACCCGTTTACACTGAGAATCCAACCGGGATATGACCACAGTTACTTCTTTATTTCGACCTTCATCGATTCGCACCTGGATTTCCACGCGCAATATCTGAAGTAA
- a CDS encoding LysR family transcriptional regulator, translating into MDRWSGLDEFVAVATSGSFTAAAQQLDTSVAQVSRRVKTLESELGYQLLTRTTRNLALTPEGQVFLGHARLLQHAYDDATAALRQRDSEPTGKIRLTAPVMYGEQYIMPLVHQFMCRFPSVTVDMELTNAQLDLVEQGVDLAIRIGQLKDSSLHAKRLSQRRTLVCVSPQYLNQQGPITAIRDLQRQNCLLGNAHYWRFMDHGVERHVKVTGTLRCNSGWALLDAAKQGLGVVQLPHYYVQDAIERGELVTVLDAFAPMEEGIWAVYPPRKYLSTAIRALIDFLADAL; encoded by the coding sequence ATGGATAGATGGTCAGGTTTAGATGAGTTTGTCGCGGTGGCGACCAGTGGTTCCTTCACAGCGGCAGCGCAGCAGCTGGACACTTCAGTGGCGCAGGTCAGTCGTCGGGTTAAAACGTTGGAATCCGAGCTCGGTTATCAGCTACTAACCAGAACAACCCGAAATCTGGCATTGACACCCGAGGGCCAGGTGTTTCTCGGTCATGCCAGGTTGCTCCAGCACGCCTATGATGATGCAACGGCGGCACTGAGACAAAGAGACAGTGAGCCAACGGGGAAAATCAGGCTGACTGCGCCTGTGATGTACGGCGAACAATACATCATGCCGTTGGTACATCAGTTTATGTGTCGTTTTCCTTCGGTGACGGTCGATATGGAGCTGACCAATGCGCAGTTAGATCTGGTGGAGCAGGGCGTTGACCTTGCAATTCGGATCGGTCAACTCAAAGACTCCTCATTACATGCAAAACGCCTGTCGCAAAGGCGCACTTTGGTGTGTGTTTCTCCACAATACTTAAATCAGCAGGGCCCAATTACAGCAATCAGAGATCTGCAAAGGCAGAATTGTCTGTTGGGCAACGCACATTACTGGCGCTTTATGGATCACGGCGTAGAGCGGCATGTTAAGGTAACTGGTACATTGAGATGCAACAGTGGCTGGGCGTTGCTGGATGCGGCGAAGCAGGGGTTAGGTGTTGTTCAGCTACCGCACTATTATGTGCAAGATGCCATTGAACGTGGTGAATTAGTAACAGTGCTGGATGCGTTTGCACCCATGGAGGAGGGGATCTGGGCGGTGTATCCGCCCAGAAAGTATTTGTCTACGGCTATCCGTGCGTTAATAGACTTTTTGGCCGACGCGCTCTAG
- a CDS encoding GreA/GreB family elongation factor produces MNKSHVIEHLRFALERKLQEAQEAADSARADAIHEQSAAETQYDSLSIESGYLAEGQSERVDQAHKAIQAFEQTYTLSRPDAVQVGALVELVDEQGQHHWFYVGPCEGGLKVVLGATEVRVITLASPIGLALQGRDLGEEIEFNFNGTTQWLEVLELQ; encoded by the coding sequence TTGAATAAAAGCCACGTAATTGAACATTTAAGGTTTGCGCTGGAACGCAAGCTCCAGGAGGCACAGGAGGCTGCGGATAGTGCCCGTGCAGATGCGATCCATGAACAAAGTGCGGCGGAAACTCAGTATGATTCTTTAAGTATTGAGTCAGGCTACCTCGCCGAAGGACAAAGTGAGCGGGTCGATCAAGCACACAAAGCCATCCAGGCATTTGAGCAGACCTATACGTTAAGCCGCCCTGATGCCGTTCAGGTAGGGGCTTTGGTTGAGTTAGTTGATGAACAGGGTCAGCATCACTGGTTTTATGTCGGCCCCTGTGAAGGCGGGCTGAAAGTAGTTTTGGGTGCCACAGAAGTGAGAGTGATCACGCTCGCGTCTCCTATCGGTCTGGCCCTCCAAGGACGTGATCTGGGGGAGGAGATTGAATTTAATTTCAATGGCACAACTCAGTGGCTGGAGGTACTTGAGTTACAGTGA
- a CDS encoding FixH family protein: protein MNPTPWYKNFWPWFLMFFPLVTIIACVFLVIFAVGNGPDMVVDDYYKKGKAINLELSKFDKAKALYLHGDLDVTEDRISFTFTKGDHSKVNALKASFYHRTVKKYDFEVTLLANAAGEFTAILDEPHYGAFTVFLEPMDQSWKLKEKLQLPTAQKVAISPEYK, encoded by the coding sequence ATGAACCCTACTCCCTGGTATAAGAATTTTTGGCCTTGGTTTTTAATGTTTTTTCCGCTGGTTACCATTATTGCCTGCGTTTTCTTAGTGATTTTTGCCGTCGGTAATGGCCCGGACATGGTGGTCGACGACTACTACAAAAAAGGCAAAGCCATTAACCTTGAACTCAGCAAGTTCGATAAAGCTAAAGCCTTGTATTTACATGGTGATCTTGATGTCACTGAAGACAGAATCAGCTTTACTTTCACCAAAGGTGATCACAGTAAAGTCAATGCACTGAAAGCGTCTTTTTATCACCGCACAGTCAAGAAATACGACTTTGAAGTCACTCTGCTGGCCAATGCCGCTGGTGAATTCACTGCCATTCTGGATGAGCCACATTATGGCGCATTCACTGTTTTTCTAGAACCCATGGACCAAAGCTGGAAGCTAAAAGAAAAGCTTCAGTTACCCACTGCACAGAAAGTCGCCATTTCTCCAGAATATAAGTAG